One window of Prochlorococcus marinus XMU1405 genomic DNA carries:
- the accB gene encoding acetyl-CoA carboxylase biotin carboxyl carrier protein, whose translation MAMKLDHEDLNRLIEKISTSDIQEFSLEGEDFKLEIKRNLFDQNQVTNNLVPNTSFDRQTIANKKNINDNIPIVNEPEEPQVAPLGRSDLVEITSPMVGTFYRAAAPDEEPFVEVGNNVKVGQTICILEAMKLMNEIESEFNAEIVEILVENGTPVEFGQVLMRVKQS comes from the coding sequence ATGGCTATGAAATTAGATCATGAAGACTTAAATCGCTTAATAGAGAAAATCTCTACAAGTGATATACAAGAGTTCTCTCTAGAGGGAGAAGATTTTAAACTCGAAATAAAAAGGAATCTATTTGATCAGAACCAAGTTACTAATAATTTAGTTCCTAATACCTCATTTGACAGGCAAACTATTGCTAACAAAAAAAATATTAATGATAATATCCCTATCGTTAATGAGCCTGAAGAGCCTCAGGTAGCGCCCCTAGGACGTTCTGACCTTGTCGAAATTACTTCTCCTATGGTAGGAACATTCTATAGGGCTGCAGCGCCTGACGAGGAGCCATTTGTCGAAGTAGGAAATAACGTTAAGGTTGGTCAAACTATTTGTATTTTGGAAGCAATGAAGTTAATGAATGAAATTGAATCTGAATTTAATGCTGAAATAGTAGAGATTCTTGTCGAAAATGGGACACCCGTTGAATTTGGTCAAGTTTTAATGCGTGTTAAGCAGTCTTGA
- the pdxA gene encoding 4-hydroxythreonine-4-phosphate dehydrogenase PdxA, with amino-acid sequence MIFQNTNKKLKVVLSVGDESGIGPEIILKALFSNEIPENIDYILVGSKKNLQNTFTHLRSLGLENLANPDNLKIHDLEISSSDNDPKLTHGNSSFYYLTKAIEIVKQYPNSALVTGPICKKSWSLAGHFFTGQTEVLAKSCGVKNVGMLFTAKSPITGWRFNTLLATTHIALCEVPKKLTTELIHSKLDLFKDFCNTYIDRPTLKVAGLNPHAGEEGILGHEEQDWLNDALLTWKEKNKNIKLLGPLSPDSCWNSSVKAWNDKNAEKHDGILAMYHDQGLIPMKVIALNYSVNTTIGLPFIRTSPDHGTGFDIAGKGIAQSQSMIEAIKAAIEMTNNSRLLNTH; translated from the coding sequence ATGATTTTTCAAAATACAAATAAAAAATTAAAGGTAGTATTAAGCGTCGGAGATGAGTCAGGCATTGGACCGGAAATAATCTTAAAAGCACTTTTTTCTAATGAAATACCAGAAAATATTGACTATATATTAGTTGGATCAAAAAAAAATCTACAAAATACATTTACACATCTTAGGTCCTTAGGATTAGAAAACCTTGCAAATCCTGATAATTTAAAGATACATGATCTCGAAATTTCTTCATCTGATAATGACCCTAAATTAACTCACGGTAATTCAAGTTTTTATTACCTAACAAAAGCAATAGAAATTGTAAAACAATATCCCAATTCAGCACTTGTAACTGGACCAATTTGTAAAAAATCATGGTCTCTAGCAGGTCATTTCTTCACTGGTCAAACCGAAGTACTAGCAAAATCTTGTGGAGTAAAAAACGTTGGAATGTTGTTCACAGCAAAATCACCAATTACAGGTTGGAGATTTAATACTTTACTAGCTACAACCCACATAGCCCTTTGTGAAGTCCCCAAGAAATTAACTACAGAATTAATTCACTCTAAATTAGATCTTTTCAAAGATTTTTGTAATACCTATATTGATAGACCCACTTTAAAAGTAGCCGGATTAAACCCTCATGCCGGCGAAGAAGGTATCCTAGGCCATGAAGAACAAGACTGGCTTAATGATGCATTACTAACATGGAAAGAGAAAAATAAAAATATTAAATTATTAGGCCCTTTATCACCAGATAGTTGCTGGAATTCTTCCGTAAAAGCCTGGAATGACAAAAATGCTGAAAAGCATGATGGCATTCTTGCTATGTATCATGATCAAGGTTTAATACCAATGAAAGTAATAGCTCTTAATTACTCAGTTAATACCACAATCGGTTTACCTTTTATAAGAACATCTCCGGATCATGGAACGGGATTTGATATTGCTGGTAAAGGAATTGCTCAATCACAGAGTATGATTGAGGCTATAAAGGCTGCTATAGAAATGACTAACAATTCAAGACTGCTTAACACGCATTAA
- a CDS encoding SDR family NAD(P)-dependent oxidoreductase, producing MNKPASQLGNKNKFLIFGCGFSGSFFAKTIRKFGCTVLTSSRSASKDPNSFIFNSENGVVPDEEIFDGVTHILSCIPPDRNGRDPVLDSLQSKLQDLSLEWVGYLSTTGVYGNTEGGWVSEIDEPNPFQERSFNRLNCEKKWIESSLPVQIFRLPGIYGPGRSTFEAIKNQKIRVILKKAQVFSRVHVADITHAIIYLLQNKNYLKFHQIINIADDKPCSQIEVIQYCYDLLGLKMPKPILFEDAKDELSPIAQSFWMENRRVSNKLLCETLGYKLIYKNYKMGLRNCYLNS from the coding sequence ATGAATAAACCTGCAAGTCAACTCGGAAATAAAAACAAATTTTTAATCTTTGGATGTGGGTTCAGCGGTAGTTTTTTTGCAAAAACTATTAGAAAATTTGGTTGCACTGTTTTAACAAGCTCAAGATCTGCAAGCAAAGATCCAAATAGTTTTATTTTCAATAGTGAAAACGGTGTAGTTCCTGATGAAGAAATTTTTGATGGAGTCACTCATATTCTTAGTTGTATTCCTCCTGACAGAAATGGCAGAGATCCCGTATTGGACAGTCTTCAAAGTAAATTACAAGATTTATCACTTGAATGGGTTGGATATTTATCTACCACAGGAGTATATGGAAACACCGAAGGTGGTTGGGTTTCTGAGATAGATGAGCCTAATCCTTTTCAAGAAAGAAGTTTTAATAGATTAAATTGCGAAAAAAAATGGATTGAATCTAGCTTGCCCGTGCAAATTTTTAGATTACCGGGTATCTATGGACCTGGAAGATCAACATTTGAAGCAATCAAAAATCAAAAAATTCGAGTTATTTTAAAAAAAGCTCAAGTATTTTCAAGAGTTCATGTAGCTGATATTACACATGCAATTATTTATTTACTACAAAATAAAAATTACTTAAAGTTTCACCAAATAATTAATATTGCAGATGATAAACCATGTTCTCAGATAGAAGTTATTCAATATTGCTACGATTTACTTGGTTTAAAAATGCCAAAGCCAATATTGTTTGAAGATGCAAAAGATGAATTATCACCTATTGCTCAATCTTTTTGGATGGAAAATAGAAGAGTATCGAATAAACTTTTATGCGAAACACTCGGATATAAACTAATTTATAAAAACTATAAAATGGGCTTAAGAAATTGCTATTTAAATAGTTAA
- a CDS encoding HNH endonuclease produces MHINDAVFLEDLCPKFRFRQWRKSIHRFTGKSCIYCGKPSESIDHVIPRSQGGLSTTENCVPACLSCNGDKSDENALYWYRKQKFYDPRRAMAIRAWLEGDLRLAIRLLQWANPNFKVKNKNYLTDESEYKAA; encoded by the coding sequence ATGCATATTAATGATGCGGTTTTTTTAGAGGATTTATGTCCAAAGTTCAGATTTAGACAATGGCGAAAATCTATTCATAGGTTTACAGGAAAAAGTTGTATATATTGCGGAAAACCATCTGAATCTATTGACCATGTAATACCAAGAAGCCAAGGAGGCTTAAGTACAACAGAAAACTGCGTCCCTGCATGTCTTTCCTGTAATGGAGATAAATCAGATGAAAATGCTTTGTATTGGTATAGAAAGCAAAAATTTTACGATCCTCGACGAGCAATGGCTATAAGAGCTTGGTTAGAGGGTGATTTAAGATTAGCAATTAGATTATTACAATGGGCTAATCCAAATTTTAAGGTAAAAAATAAAAATTACTTAACAGATGAATCAGAATATAAAGCAGCTTGA
- a CDS encoding DUF6554 family protein codes for MQKFKKRKLILLALGIFTPITLTTSRVNASSFGAEIFCTMRDGGNDHESSWDAAYSYIKKQKGGIFKVSPKNAAAQITETVIREKEELSYCVEYLDNLHPNRKLIRDLEKEEKRKEKEEKDKELRRKRLEKELEEANDETFTDETLDRYSY; via the coding sequence ATGCAAAAATTTAAGAAGAGAAAACTGATTTTATTAGCTTTGGGAATTTTCACTCCTATAACCCTTACTACGTCAAGAGTAAATGCAAGTTCATTTGGAGCAGAAATTTTTTGTACTATGAGAGATGGCGGAAATGACCATGAAAGTAGTTGGGATGCAGCTTATTCATATATAAAAAAACAAAAAGGAGGAATTTTCAAAGTTTCACCTAAAAATGCAGCAGCGCAAATAACAGAAACAGTTATAAGAGAAAAAGAAGAATTGAGTTATTGCGTTGAATATTTAGATAATCTTCATCCCAATAGAAAACTAATACGAGATTTAGAAAAAGAAGAAAAAAGAAAAGAAAAAGAAGAAAAAGATAAAGAATTGAGAAGAAAAAGATTAGAAAAAGAATTAGAAGAAGCTAATGATGAAACATTTACTGATGAAACACTAGATAGATACAGTTATTAA
- a CDS encoding AbrB family transcriptional regulator, whose translation MPNINLIYYLFAGCIFGALALKTGIPAAPLAGALIGASLLSISGKVDIAEWPIGTRTILEIGIGTVIGTSLTKDSLIDIQNLWRPAILITFTLVITGLAIGLWTSRLLNIDIITTILGAAPGGISGMSLVGSEYGVGAAVATLHAVRLITVLLILPLVVKCLNIFGIIKS comes from the coding sequence ATGCCTAACATAAATTTAATCTATTACCTTTTTGCAGGTTGTATTTTTGGAGCTTTAGCTCTAAAAACAGGAATTCCTGCGGCTCCTCTAGCAGGTGCGTTAATAGGGGCAAGCTTACTTAGCATAAGTGGCAAAGTCGACATCGCAGAGTGGCCGATTGGAACAAGAACAATTTTAGAAATCGGCATTGGAACAGTCATTGGTACGTCATTAACAAAAGACTCATTAATTGATATCCAAAATTTATGGAGGCCAGCTATATTAATAACTTTTACTTTAGTTATTACTGGATTAGCAATTGGATTATGGACAAGCAGATTACTTAATATAGATATCATTACAACAATTCTAGGAGCTGCACCAGGAGGAATTAGCGGAATGAGTCTTGTAGGATCTGAATACGGAGTGGGAGCTGCAGTAGCAACTCTACACGCAGTAAGATTAATTACTGTGCTTTTAATTCTTCCTTTAGTTGTGAAATGCTTGAATATATTTGGAATAATTAAATCTTAA
- a CDS encoding pyridoxal-phosphate-dependent aminotransferase family protein has protein sequence MIPGPTPVPEKVLQALSKHPIGHRSKEFQDLVESTTKNLQWLHQTQNDVLTITGSGTAAMEAGIINTLSKGDKVICGENGKFGERWVKVAKEFGLEVIKIDSEWGTPLDPGEFKKILEEDKQKEIKAVILTHSETSTGVINDLETISSYIRAHNTALSIVDCVTSLGACNVPVDEWELDIVASGSQKGYMIPPGLSFIAMSQKAWLAAEKSNLPKFYLNLKSYRKSLLTNSNPYTPAVNLVFALDEALKMMREEGLNNIFLRHNKHKLAMSNAVKALNLKLFADEKYLSPSITAIKTEGIDAEEFRKTIKNNFDILLAGGQDHLKGKIFRVGHLGYVNDRDIITVVSAISNTLLKLGKITAQQAGEALVVASKYLEGN, from the coding sequence ATGATTCCTGGACCCACGCCAGTTCCAGAAAAAGTTTTACAAGCATTAAGTAAGCATCCAATAGGCCATCGCAGTAAAGAATTTCAAGATCTCGTAGAGAGTACAACTAAAAATTTACAGTGGCTTCATCAAACTCAAAATGATGTTCTAACAATCACTGGTAGTGGGACTGCCGCAATGGAGGCTGGAATAATAAATACCTTAAGTAAAGGAGATAAAGTAATTTGTGGAGAAAATGGAAAATTTGGCGAAAGATGGGTAAAAGTTGCAAAAGAATTTGGTCTTGAAGTAATAAAAATTGATTCTGAGTGGGGAACTCCACTTGATCCAGGAGAATTCAAAAAGATATTAGAGGAAGATAAGCAAAAAGAAATAAAGGCGGTTATTTTGACTCATTCTGAAACATCAACAGGTGTAATTAATGATTTAGAAACTATCAGTTCATATATTCGTGCACACAACACAGCTTTATCTATTGTTGACTGCGTTACAAGTCTTGGAGCTTGCAATGTACCAGTAGATGAATGGGAATTAGATATCGTTGCCTCTGGATCACAAAAGGGGTATATGATACCTCCAGGGCTTAGCTTTATAGCAATGAGCCAAAAAGCATGGTTAGCTGCAGAGAAATCTAATCTGCCAAAATTTTATTTAAATTTAAAATCCTACAGAAAAAGTCTTTTAACTAACAGTAATCCATACACCCCAGCAGTTAATTTAGTTTTTGCTTTAGATGAAGCTTTAAAAATGATGAGAGAAGAAGGCTTAAATAACATTTTCCTAAGACACAATAAACACAAATTAGCTATGAGCAATGCAGTAAAGGCTTTAAATCTAAAATTATTTGCTGACGAAAAATATTTAAGTCCTTCAATTACTGCAATAAAAACTGAAGGAATTGATGCTGAAGAATTTAGAAAAACAATAAAAAATAATTTTGATATTCTACTTGCCGGTGGTCAAGATCATCTGAAGGGGAAAATATTCAGAGTCGGACATTTAGGTTATGTGAATGATAGAGATATTATTACGGTAGTTTCTGCGATAAGTAATACACTTCTCAAACTCGGTAAAATTACAGCACAACAAGCAGGTGAAGCGTTAGTAGTAGCATCAAAATATCTAGAGGGAAATTAA
- the cbiD gene encoding cobalt-precorrin-5B (C(1))-methyltransferase CbiD — MKKGFSLPLWVAGAAKSALNKLAGLPFKNYELIKIPNEKKEIKIEIHSVGLLQDDSHSLGITFAKSGLDLDITQNLEIWTIASLEKISFNNPVQKIPINIIAGSGVGIKEDTSEICISNFAKEVLYENLLDSIPDGFNLKLEIIFPNGEFLAERTSNKSFGIVDGLSIIGTSAETYSSASPDQLAEAKNNLAKLIQNPFKGEVIFVIGENGLNLAKTYNVNLPIIKVGNWIGPLLVDAAIKKVKTVILFGYHGKLIKLAGGIFHTHNHLADARIEILIYLAVREKLPPEIILELSQLDNLENALQLLERFNKSSADKLFKNLSNTIEKRSSTYVNRYVKTDMEIASIIFDRKRKIRWAGINGNNYISYFQ; from the coding sequence TTGAAAAAAGGATTTTCTTTACCTTTGTGGGTTGCTGGAGCTGCTAAGTCAGCATTAAATAAACTAGCAGGTTTACCATTTAAGAATTATGAACTAATAAAAATTCCTAATGAAAAAAAAGAAATAAAAATCGAGATTCATTCTGTTGGTTTACTTCAAGATGACTCGCATTCATTAGGAATTACTTTTGCAAAGTCTGGCTTAGATCTTGACATTACACAAAACTTAGAGATATGGACAATAGCCTCTTTAGAAAAAATTTCTTTTAATAATCCTGTTCAAAAAATTCCAATAAATATTATTGCAGGATCTGGTGTAGGCATAAAAGAAGATACATCAGAGATATGCATTTCTAATTTTGCTAAAGAAGTTTTATATGAAAATTTGTTAGATAGTATTCCTGACGGTTTTAATTTGAAATTAGAAATTATTTTCCCAAATGGGGAGTTTTTAGCAGAAAGAACTAGTAATAAGTCATTTGGTATTGTTGATGGATTATCTATTATTGGGACTTCTGCTGAGACTTATTCGAGTGCTTCACCTGATCAATTAGCAGAAGCTAAAAATAATTTAGCTAAGTTAATTCAAAACCCTTTTAAAGGGGAAGTGATATTTGTTATTGGTGAAAATGGGTTAAATTTGGCTAAAACTTATAATGTTAATTTGCCAATTATCAAAGTTGGAAATTGGATAGGACCATTATTAGTTGATGCTGCAATAAAAAAAGTTAAAACTGTAATTCTTTTTGGTTATCACGGGAAATTAATTAAATTAGCAGGCGGTATTTTTCATACACATAATCATTTGGCTGATGCAAGAATTGAGATTCTTATTTATTTAGCCGTTCGAGAAAAGTTACCTCCTGAAATAATACTTGAATTATCTCAGTTAGATAATCTTGAGAATGCATTACAACTTCTTGAGAGATTTAATAAATCTTCAGCTGATAAATTATTCAAGAATTTATCAAATACGATCGAAAAGCGTTCTTCTACTTATGTAAATAGGTATGTAAAAACCGATATGGAAATCGCATCAATTATTTTTGATAGAAAAAGGAAAATTAGGTGGGCTGGAATTAACGGTAATAATTATATTTCTTATTTTCAATGA
- the guaA gene encoding glutamine-hydrolyzing GMP synthase, translating to MSQIILKKERDPSILILDFGSQYSELIARRIRETNVFSLVVSNYISIEEIKNINPKGIILSGGPNSVYEQNAPKCDEKIFNLGIPILGICYGMQLMVKELGGSVISATKKAEYGRAPINLNQESDLLSDVEDGSIMWMSHGDSINCLPDGFNKIAHTENTLHAAISNDLKKLFGVQFHPEVIHSEFGMTVIKNFVYKISCCVADWTTETYIEETIPRIRAQVGNKKVLLALSGGVDSSTLAFLLNKAIGNQLTCMFIDQGFMRKGEPEFLMNFFDKKFKIKVEYINARERFIAKLEGITDPEQKRKIIGEEFIRVFEEESNRLGPFQYLAQGTLYPDVIESAGTNVDPKTGERIAVKIKSHHNVGGLPKDLQFKLVEPLRKLFKDEVRKVGAALGLPDEIIKRHPFPGPGLAIRILGEVNNEKLNCLRDADWIVRDEIKKAGLYNDIWQAFAVLLPVKTVGVMGDKRTYAWPIVLRCVSSEDGMTADWSKIPFQILERIANRIVNEVDSVNRVVYDITSKPPGTIEWE from the coding sequence ATGAGTCAAATAATTTTAAAAAAAGAAAGAGATCCTTCAATATTAATTTTGGATTTCGGATCTCAATATTCTGAGTTAATTGCAAGAAGAATTAGAGAAACTAATGTTTTTTCTCTTGTAGTAAGTAATTACATTTCAATTGAGGAAATTAAAAATATTAATCCTAAAGGGATTATTTTGAGTGGAGGGCCAAATTCTGTATATGAACAAAATGCTCCTAAGTGTGATGAAAAAATTTTTAATTTAGGTATTCCTATTCTTGGCATATGCTATGGAATGCAATTAATGGTCAAAGAACTTGGAGGGTCTGTTATTTCAGCAACCAAAAAAGCTGAATACGGTAGAGCTCCAATAAATTTAAACCAAGAATCTGACCTCCTTTCTGATGTAGAAGATGGATCTATTATGTGGATGAGTCATGGTGATTCTATTAATTGTTTGCCTGATGGATTTAATAAAATTGCGCATACCGAGAACACACTCCATGCAGCAATTTCAAATGATTTAAAGAAATTATTTGGTGTACAATTTCATCCTGAAGTTATTCATTCAGAGTTTGGGATGACCGTAATTAAAAATTTTGTTTATAAAATTTCTTGTTGTGTGGCTGATTGGACAACCGAAACCTATATAGAAGAAACTATTCCCAGGATAAGAGCGCAAGTTGGCAATAAAAAAGTTTTGCTTGCTTTATCGGGAGGAGTTGATTCCTCAACTCTTGCTTTTCTTCTTAATAAAGCAATTGGGAATCAACTTACATGCATGTTTATAGACCAAGGTTTCATGAGAAAAGGTGAACCAGAATTTTTAATGAATTTTTTTGATAAGAAATTTAAAATAAAAGTTGAATATATTAATGCAAGAGAAAGGTTTATTGCCAAATTAGAAGGGATTACTGATCCAGAACAAAAAAGGAAAATTATAGGTGAAGAATTTATTAGAGTATTTGAGGAAGAAAGTAATAGATTGGGACCTTTTCAGTATTTAGCCCAAGGTACTCTTTATCCTGATGTAATTGAAAGTGCTGGTACTAATGTAGACCCTAAGACTGGTGAAAGAATAGCTGTAAAAATAAAGAGTCATCATAACGTGGGTGGCTTGCCAAAAGATTTACAATTTAAATTAGTTGAGCCATTAAGAAAACTTTTTAAGGATGAAGTCCGAAAAGTTGGCGCTGCTCTAGGTTTGCCGGATGAAATTATAAAAAGGCATCCATTTCCAGGCCCTGGATTAGCTATAAGAATTTTGGGAGAGGTAAATAATGAAAAACTTAATTGTTTAAGAGATGCAGACTGGATAGTAAGAGATGAAATTAAAAAAGCAGGTCTTTACAATGATATTTGGCAAGCTTTTGCAGTATTGCTACCGGTTAAAACTGTAGGAGTGATGGGAGATAAAAGGACTTATGCATGGCCAATAGTTTTACGTTGTGTATCAAGTGAGGATGGTATGACAGCAGATTGGTCAAAAATTCCTTTTCAGATTTTGGAGAGGATTGCAAATAGAATCGTAAACGAAGTAGATTCAGTTAATAGAGTTGTTTATGATATAACAAGTAAACCTCCTGGAACTATTGAGTGGGAATAG
- a CDS encoding pseudaminic acid biosynthesis-associated methylase gives MKTDQEIFWAGDFGNNYVERNSDHSCVNNFSKILIANKISINSALEIGANIGLNLDAIKSIFPKSETFGIEINKKAFSILTKKHQGWCGSIYEWNSNKQYELTISRGVLIHQNPDLLPEFYAKLYKHSSKYILIDEYFSPYPTEVTYRGHEGKLFKRDFAKEFWDLYPSARLIDYGFFWKHDSCLKSDDSNWFLFEKNKY, from the coding sequence ATGAAAACAGATCAAGAAATTTTTTGGGCAGGTGATTTCGGTAATAATTATGTTGAGAGGAACTCAGACCATTCCTGCGTAAATAATTTTTCTAAAATTTTAATTGCAAATAAAATCAGCATTAATAGCGCACTTGAAATTGGCGCCAATATTGGTTTAAATCTTGATGCAATCAAGTCAATTTTTCCAAAATCAGAAACCTTTGGAATCGAAATCAATAAAAAAGCATTTTCAATTCTCACCAAAAAACATCAAGGTTGGTGTGGATCCATTTATGAATGGAATTCAAATAAACAATACGAACTTACCATTTCGAGAGGTGTTCTTATTCATCAAAATCCTGATCTCCTGCCAGAGTTTTACGCAAAATTGTATAAACATTCAAGTAAATATATTCTGATAGATGAATACTTTTCTCCTTATCCAACGGAAGTGACATACAGAGGTCATGAAGGTAAATTATTTAAACGAGACTTCGCTAAAGAGTTTTGGGACTTATATCCATCTGCGCGACTTATTGACTATGGTTTTTTCTGGAAGCATGATAGTTGTTTGAAAAGCGATGATTCAAATTGGTTTCTCTTTGAAAAAAACAAATATTAA
- a CDS encoding PD-(D/E)XK nuclease family protein, whose amino-acid sequence MNEIIKLSRSTVEKYISCPRCCVLDKKYKIKPPSLPFTLNIAVDNLCKNEFDYYRKIQEPHPLFIEHGIDAVPFKHKDLERWRSNFQGIRYKSNQHNYDFGGAVDDIWQKKNGDLIIVDVKATSRNNFDWSETFNKYEYAKAYKRQLEMYQWLFKKNGFQVAKEAFLLYFNGKKNEELFNNQLNFDVHLIKLDCSTSWVEKKIIDTVNLLSSDVFPKPSSNCEYCNYLKKRWQLSITEYT is encoded by the coding sequence ATGAACGAGATTATTAAATTAAGTAGATCTACTGTTGAAAAATATATAAGTTGTCCAAGATGTTGCGTACTTGACAAAAAATATAAAATAAAACCGCCATCACTACCATTTACTTTAAATATAGCTGTAGATAATTTGTGTAAAAATGAATTTGATTATTACAGAAAAATTCAGGAGCCGCACCCTTTGTTTATTGAACATGGTATTGATGCTGTTCCTTTTAAACACAAAGATTTAGAACGTTGGAGAAGTAATTTTCAAGGGATAAGGTATAAGTCAAATCAACATAATTATGATTTTGGTGGAGCTGTGGATGATATTTGGCAGAAAAAAAATGGTGATCTTATTATTGTTGATGTAAAAGCAACATCTAGAAATAATTTTGATTGGTCTGAGACTTTTAATAAATACGAATATGCAAAAGCTTATAAGAGGCAATTAGAAATGTATCAGTGGCTTTTTAAAAAAAACGGTTTTCAAGTAGCTAAAGAAGCTTTTCTTTTATATTTTAATGGAAAAAAAAATGAAGAGTTATTTAATAACCAATTAAATTTTGACGTACATCTAATTAAATTAGATTGTTCTACTTCATGGGTAGAAAAGAAGATAATTGATACCGTTAATTTATTGAGTTCGGATGTTTTTCCAAAACCCTCCTCAAATTGCGAATACTGTAATTATTTAAAGAAGCGTTGGCAGTTATCGATAACTGAATATACATAA